One genomic region from Gottschalkia purinilytica encodes:
- a CDS encoding GNAT family N-acetyltransferase, translating to MKLIDTKLKGFKLRFAEEKDISLVLEFVKELAEYENLLDEVVATEEILRESLFIRKAAEVIIGEYEGKPVGFALFFHNFSTFLGQPGLYLEDLYIRPEVRGKGFGKIILSFLAKLAVERNCGRLEWWCLDWNEPSIKFYKQLGAIPMDEWTTYRVHDEALDNLAKEFDD from the coding sequence TTGAAATTAATAGACACAAAATTAAAAGGATTTAAATTAAGATTTGCTGAAGAAAAAGATATATCTTTAGTTTTAGAATTTGTTAAAGAATTGGCAGAGTACGAAAATCTTCTAGATGAGGTAGTTGCAACAGAAGAGATTTTAAGAGAGTCATTATTTATACGTAAAGCGGCAGAAGTTATAATTGGAGAATATGAAGGTAAGCCAGTTGGATTTGCATTGTTTTTTCATAATTTTTCTACGTTTTTAGGACAACCAGGTCTTTACTTGGAGGATTTATATATAAGACCTGAAGTAAGAGGTAAAGGTTTTGGCAAAATAATACTTTCATTTTTAGCAAAACTTGCTGTAGAAAGAAATTGTGGAAGGCTTGAATGGTGGTGCCTTGACTGGAATGAACCATCAATTAAGTTTTATAAACAATTAGGGGCGATTCCAATGGATGAGTGGACTACATATAGAGTACATGATGAAGCATTAGATAATTTGGCAAAAGAGTTTGATGATTAG
- a CDS encoding Fic family protein: MFGEIDKKKALLDTKRPFNRIIVDNLKKYFDVELTYNSNAIEGNTLTITETKVILEDGLTIGKGKSLREHLEVINHKEAIDYIEDIVNKNIDISERVIRDLHSIILKSIDNKNAGEYRKVNVLISGSQHKPIEHFLVEEKMKELIDWYKENKDKIHPIELAAQFYFKYVYIHPFIGGNGRTARLLMNLILMRNGYPITVIKNDERDEYMRALEETSVEKNIYGFIKIIAKAVDRSLDTYLHMIG, translated from the coding sequence ATGTTTGGTGAGATAGATAAGAAAAAAGCATTACTAGATACTAAAAGGCCATTTAATAGAATAATAGTAGATAATTTAAAAAAATATTTTGATGTAGAGCTCACTTATAATTCTAATGCAATAGAAGGGAATACCTTAACAATAACAGAAACAAAAGTAATTTTAGAAGACGGATTAACTATTGGAAAAGGGAAAAGCTTAAGAGAACATTTAGAAGTAATAAATCATAAGGAAGCTATAGATTATATAGAGGATATAGTTAATAAAAATATAGATATATCAGAAAGAGTTATAAGAGACTTACATAGTATAATATTAAAGAGTATAGATAATAAAAATGCTGGTGAATACAGAAAAGTCAATGTATTAATAAGTGGTAGTCAGCATAAGCCAATTGAACATTTTCTAGTAGAGGAAAAGATGAAAGAATTAATAGACTGGTATAAAGAAAATAAAGATAAAATACATCCAATAGAATTAGCAGCACAATTTTACTTTAAATATGTTTATATACATCCTTTTATTGGTGGAAATGGAAGAACAGCAAGACTTCTAATGAATTTAATATTAATGAGAAACGGATATCCCATAACTGTCATAAAGAACGATGAAAGAGATGAATATATGAGAGCTTTAGAGGAAACTAGTGTGGAAAAGAACATATATGGTTTCATAAAAATTATTGCTAAGGCAGTTGATAGGAGTTTAGATACTTATTTACATATGATAGGCTAA
- a CDS encoding hydratase yields MVTVINKGVFLYRGEKLLGVENEITIDDIKRLERNNYVTGDESISDLNPEKARMNTMTYKVIQNHNVSNSDREIKIKFDALASHDITYVGIIQTAKASGLTQFPIPYILTNCHNSLCAVGGTINEDDHIFGLSAAKKYGGIYVPAHQSVIHQYMREEITKCGSMILGSDSHTRYGALGTMAIGEGGPELVKQLLGKTYDFTYPEVIAVYLEGKPHIGVGPHDVALSIIGEVFKSGFVKNKVLEFVGPGISSLSVDFRNGIDVMTTETACLSSIWHTDDKVKEYYRKHGRLEDYSKIEPGTLAYYDGLIKVDLGKIEPMIALPFHPSNVYKISELNKYPYEILKEVEAEGQRQLNNSQIRFNLTDKIVNGRIKVNQGIVAGCAGGSFENIIKMATLLKENSIGNDYFDVSVYPASQPIYMELTKQGATENLMSAGVTIKTAFCGPCFGAGDVPNHNGLSIRHTTRNFPNREGSKPWEGQIASVALMDTLSITATALNGGILSSAMEIDIPNLDITYEFNKSSYNNRVFNGFKSPKMEEPLKYGPNISDWPELQPLSDNLLLKIASVINDKVTSTDELIPSGEASSYRSNPLKLAEFTLSRKDPMYVKRAKDIQLLEEKRKLFLQGNDISVIKDIVDVFSEIKEKENISDEELNELISNTSIGSTIFAIKPGDGSAREQAASCQRVLGGVANIAVEYATKRYRSNLINWGMIPFIITNLEKEKLEVDDYIFIPKIKEVVIMGKENITGKIISPKGSRNITFKLEKMTEDEKDIILSGSLINYYASKGR; encoded by the coding sequence AATACAGAATCATAATGTTTCTAATAGTGATAGAGAAATTAAAATAAAGTTTGATGCTTTAGCATCTCATGATATTACTTATGTAGGTATCATTCAGACAGCTAAAGCCAGTGGTCTGACTCAGTTTCCTATACCATATATTTTGACTAACTGTCACAATAGTCTTTGTGCAGTTGGAGGTACTATAAATGAAGATGATCATATATTTGGGTTATCAGCGGCTAAAAAATATGGTGGAATATATGTTCCTGCTCATCAATCTGTAATACATCAATATATGAGAGAAGAAATAACTAAATGTGGAAGCATGATTTTAGGTTCAGATAGTCATACAAGATATGGAGCACTTGGAACAATGGCTATTGGTGAAGGAGGGCCAGAACTAGTAAAACAATTACTTGGAAAGACATATGATTTTACCTATCCAGAAGTGATTGCAGTTTATTTAGAAGGGAAACCTCATATTGGAGTAGGGCCTCACGATGTAGCACTTTCAATTATTGGTGAAGTATTTAAAAGTGGATTTGTTAAAAACAAGGTTTTAGAATTTGTTGGACCAGGAATATCTAGTTTATCAGTTGACTTTAGAAATGGCATTGATGTTATGACTACAGAGACAGCTTGTTTAAGTTCAATATGGCATACAGATGATAAGGTTAAGGAGTACTACCGTAAACATGGTAGACTAGAAGACTATTCAAAGATAGAGCCAGGAACTTTAGCATATTATGATGGGCTGATAAAGGTAGATTTAGGAAAAATAGAACCTATGATTGCGTTGCCATTTCATCCTAGCAATGTTTATAAGATTTCTGAGTTGAATAAATATCCTTACGAGATATTAAAAGAAGTTGAAGCTGAAGGACAAAGACAATTAAATAACTCACAAATAAGATTTAATCTTACTGATAAAATTGTAAATGGAAGAATTAAAGTTAATCAAGGAATAGTAGCAGGTTGTGCAGGAGGAAGTTTTGAAAATATTATCAAAATGGCAACCTTATTAAAAGAAAACTCTATAGGAAATGACTATTTTGATGTAAGTGTATATCCAGCAAGTCAGCCAATATATATGGAGCTAACTAAGCAAGGAGCAACTGAAAACTTAATGAGTGCTGGAGTAACAATAAAAACTGCTTTTTGTGGACCTTGTTTTGGAGCAGGAGATGTACCTAATCATAACGGACTTAGTATAAGACATACTACAAGAAACTTTCCAAATAGAGAAGGATCAAAGCCGTGGGAAGGTCAGATTGCTTCAGTAGCTTTGATGGATACATTGTCTATAACAGCAACTGCTTTAAATGGAGGCATACTATCATCTGCTATGGAAATAGATATACCTAACTTAGATATAACTTATGAATTTAACAAATCATCATATAACAATAGAGTATTTAATGGATTTAAGAGCCCTAAAATGGAAGAACCATTAAAGTATGGTCCTAATATATCAGACTGGCCAGAGTTACAGCCATTATCAGATAACTTGCTTTTAAAGATAGCTTCAGTTATAAATGATAAAGTAACATCAACAGATGAACTTATACCATCAGGTGAAGCTTCGTCATATCGTTCTAATCCGTTGAAATTAGCTGAATTTACTTTATCAAGAAAAGATCCTATGTATGTCAAAAGAGCAAAAGACATTCAATTACTTGAGGAAAAGAGAAAATTATTTTTACAAGGAAATGATATATCAGTAATAAAAGATATAGTGGACGTATTTAGTGAAATAAAGGAAAAAGAGAATATTAGTGATGAAGAATTAAATGAGCTAATTAGTAATACTAGTATAGGAAGTACAATATTTGCTATAAAACCAGGAGATGGTTCTGCAAGAGAGCAAGCTGCTTCTTGTCAAAGAGTCTTAGGAGGAGTCGCTAATATTGCAGTTGAATATGCTACTAAGAGATATAGAAGTAATTTAATTAACTGGGGTATGATACCATTTATTATTACTAATCTTGAGAAAGAGAAATTAGAAGTAGATGATTATATTTTTATCCCTAAAATAAAAGAAGTAGTTATAATGGGAAAAGAGAATATCACAGGTAAGATAATTAGTCCTAAAGGAAGTAGAAACATTACTTTTAAATTAGAAAAAATGACAGAAGATGAAAAGGATATAATCTTATCAGGTAGCTTGATTAACTATTATGCTAGTAAAGGGAGATAG
- a CDS encoding CPBP family intramembrane glutamic endopeptidase, translated as MKSINLLASAIIQIILFSIIPFIWWIISGRKQLNFFKWLGIKKPIIKDRKKYALTFLLTILLLSFTAFVIVPLFVNSSNMATSQFRGQGISALIPSLIYAFLQTGFSEEIFFRGFLTKRLVAKFGFNIGNIIQGLLFGLVHGAMFVSLSRVLGTIIIILITGIAGYLMGWINEKQSDGSIISSWLLHGCANTIASIISMFNLL; from the coding sequence ATGAAAAGTATTAATTTATTAGCTAGTGCTATTATACAAATTATATTGTTTTCAATTATACCATTTATTTGGTGGATTATTAGTGGCAGAAAACAATTGAACTTTTTTAAATGGTTAGGTATAAAAAAGCCAATTATTAAAGATAGAAAGAAATATGCTCTTACTTTTTTACTTACTATATTACTTTTATCTTTTACAGCATTTGTAATTGTTCCATTGTTTGTAAATAGTTCTAATATGGCGACTTCACAATTTAGGGGGCAAGGTATTTCTGCTTTAATTCCTTCCTTAATTTATGCTTTCTTACAAACAGGATTTTCGGAGGAAATTTTTTTTAGAGGATTTCTAACAAAGAGACTTGTAGCTAAATTTGGGTTTAACATTGGTAATATAATTCAAGGACTGTTATTTGGATTAGTACATGGGGCTATGTTTGTATCACTATCTAGAGTGTTGGGAACAATAATAATCATTTTAATTACTGGTATAGCAGGTTATTTAATGGGATGGATTAATGAAAAGCAGTCAGATGGTTCTATTATATCAAGTTGGCTATTACATGGTTGTGCTAATACTATTGCATCTATCATATCAATGTTTAATCTTCTTTAA